In the Qipengyuania gelatinilytica genome, TCAGGATGCCCGAACGCACGAGGAATGTGCCCAGCATCGACATGGAGAATGCAACGACGCCCAGCATGATGGTCCAGACGCGCAGGGCATCGCGGCTCGCCAGGACGCTGGCCGAATGCAGCAGGGCAGTCGCGGCGAGCCACGGCATCAGCGAGGCGTTCTCCACCGGGTCCCAGAACCAATATCCGCCCCAGCCCAGCTCGTAATAGGCCCAATAGCTGCCCGCGGTGATGCCCAGCGTCAGGAAAACCCATGCGCCGAGAATCCACGGCCGCATCGCACGGGCGAAATCGGGCGTCACATTGCGGGTTACCAGCGCGCCGACGGCAAAGCTGAAGGCCACCGAAAGCCCGACATATCCGAAGTAAAGCGTGGGTGGATGCAGCGCGAGGCCGATATCCTGAAGCAGCGGATTGAGCCCCAGCCCTTCGAGGGCAGGCTCGGGCAAGCGCTCGAACGGGTTCGAACTGAGCAGGAGGAAAGCGTAGAAACCGAGCGCGACGAAGCCCTGTGCGGCCAAGGTCGCCTGCATGGTCTTTTCGGGCAGGCGGCGTTCGATGCCTGCGATCAGAGCGCCTGCCAGCGCCATGACGGTGACCCACAACAGCATCGAGCCTTCGTGGTTGCCCCATGCGCCCGAGAGCTTGAAAATCAGCGGCTTGGCCGTGTGCGAATTCATCGCCACCAGCTTGACCGACAGGTCGGTGATGGCGAAGACCCACAAGAGCATGGCGAAGGCAATCGCCACGAGCCCGCCCTGGAGGACGGCTGCCGGGCGCGTAAGGGCAGCGATATCGCTATTCTCGCCCGCCCTCAGGGCAGCAAGCCCACCGGCAAGCTGCAGCACCGCCAGTGCTGCCGCCAACCACAATGCTGCAAGACCGATTTCAGCGATCATTCGAGACCTACGGTCGTCTCTTCCGCCATTTCGGCGGCCTGATGTTCGCTCATGTCCTGCAACTCACGCGGGACATAGTTCTCGTCATGCTTGGCAAGCAGTTTATCGGCTTCGAATGTGCCGTCCGCTGCCAGCCGCCCTTCGGCCACTACACCCGATCCTTCGACGAAAAGATCGGGCAGGATGCCTGCATAGCGCACCGGAATGGCCGAAGCTTCGCGACCGGTGACGGTAAAGGTCACCGTAATGCCGTCGGCCAGGGTTTCGAGCGATCCGGGGGCGACCATGCCACCAAGACGGACCGCCTGCCCCACAGCGGGCGGATCGGCCTGCATCTGCTCCGGCAGATAGAAATAGCTTGCTTGGTTACGCAGTGCATAGACCGCCAGCAGGGCCGCGCCGACAAGCGCGACGAGTGCCAGCAGCACGAGGACCAGGCGCTGGTGCTTCGCCTTCATTTGCGTTTCG is a window encoding:
- the ccmE gene encoding cytochrome c maturation protein CcmE → MKAKHQRLVLVLLALVALVGAALLAVYALRNQASYFYLPEQMQADPPAVGQAVRLGGMVAPGSLETLADGITVTFTVTGREASAIPVRYAGILPDLFVEGSGVVAEGRLAADGTFEADKLLAKHDENYVPRELQDMSEHQAAEMAEETTVGLE